aaagtctCCTGTTTCTTGAATGGATGTAAATATTCTTGCTATACTGCCACCAAACAACAGGAAACAGGTTATTGCTGACAATTGTCCTGTGCTGCCATTCTTGTAGTTTGTTATGACTTGAATTGACTGTAAGAAATGAAAATATGGTAGAGCATgagtaaaatattgaataatctCTTATAAAGTGGTTTGTATTCAGTTTATTTTcgcagtaaataaatatgtcatgacatattgtaaatttaattctaTTGGAATATGAAATACCAGCATTAATACCGTTTGTAACTGCATTAATGGTAATTAAATTAAGGAAACTCACATTAATGAGTCCAAACAACAACCAGTGAAATGCCTTAGCAGACTGGTAACAAATAAGCTATAACATGTCATACATACCTTAGCTATAAGTATTATGGGTACATTAACAGCTTGCATTGTCCACAAAACATCGGTAGGTGTGAATCCACCTATTAAAGCTGATACAAGGCCTACATAGGCACCTAGAAAACCTGCAGCCTTTATTGGTGCTCCACCATAGTGCAGCACTAGACATGCTATGATGGCCGTCTGAATTGCTAAAAATGTTCCTTCACCCCAAGCGCTGTAAATgcaaaaatcaattaaaatggtcatgtttaaaattattaatttaatgaataattgTAGCCCTGGATATATCTTTACATTGCAGAATTCTTATaagaattaaataacttttaaaaataaatctcagtGAGATTAAGATTTatagcaattttatattaaatttatttttgagagGAACATTAAACATATcaaaatgtatatgtatgtagagGCATTGTCTTTTGGCAAGTATTTGAATTCcttaaacaaacaatttatagTAATATGCAGCCAGGCATGACACGGTTCATTATAGtggcaatataatattttctaatcaaTATCCAGCACTTTATGTTAATGAACAGAAGTTATCGTCACCGCCAGAGCTATGAATTTAAAAGTCATTCATCATTACAAAGTACaaaaaatttatacattaaagtGCTTTCTCTCACCTGAAAGGAAATCCCATAACATAACTGTAAGCAAAGTTTGCGGTGATCGCAAACAATTCCAAGTACACGCCGTAGACATTGATTCCCTGGGCGCTCTTactatttagaatttt
This DNA window, taken from Manduca sexta isolate Smith_Timp_Sample1 chromosome 23, JHU_Msex_v1.0, whole genome shotgun sequence, encodes the following:
- the LOC115456308 gene encoding mannose-P-dolichol utilization defect 1 protein homolog — translated: MAEFLKGLLLSVLSEKCYDEYFIDYNFFDASCFKATLSKGLGIGIIAGSILVKVPQIIKILNSKSAQGINVYGVYLELFAITANFAYSYVMGFPFSAWGEGTFLAIQTAIIACLVLHYGGAPIKAAGFLGAYVGLVSALIGGFTPTDVLWTMQAVNVPIILIAKSIQVITNYKNGSTGQLSAITCFLLFGGSIARIFTSIQETGDFIIILTYCVSTAANGALVLQLCWYWNVDATKASKNKNKKKKKHA